In Leptospira sp. WS58.C1, a single genomic region encodes these proteins:
- a CDS encoding NAD(P)H-dependent glycerol-3-phosphate dehydrogenase, translating into MQIGVIGSGSFGSSLGVLLADKGYEVTIWGRNSDLIREINGNHRNEKYLPGIELPKNLKGSTSLEEAVREKDMIVSAPPSHAITDILKEIKSFLPEKAPIVSASKGIENGSLRLVSEIFEAELPGKFHSKLSYLSGPSFAKELVKRVPTIVSIASKNEATARKVQEIFSFTYFRTYWTPDVVGVEVGGSLKNVIAIAAGVSDGLGFGQNTRAALITRGLTEISRLGVKLGADPLTFLGPSGMGDLILTCCGDASRNRTVGFRLGKGESLDSILGGMVEVAEGVKTAKSGFELSQKLGIEMAITTEVYKMLYEHKNPKEVVRDLMGRDLKREGL; encoded by the coding sequence ATGCAAATCGGCGTTATCGGATCTGGGAGTTTTGGTTCTTCTTTAGGCGTGCTCTTGGCAGACAAAGGGTATGAAGTTACCATTTGGGGAAGGAATTCAGACCTGATCCGAGAGATAAATGGGAACCATCGAAACGAAAAATATCTGCCGGGGATAGAACTTCCTAAAAATTTAAAGGGAAGTACAAGTTTAGAAGAAGCAGTTCGAGAGAAGGACATGATCGTCTCTGCTCCCCCTTCTCATGCGATCACTGATATTTTAAAAGAAATTAAATCTTTTCTGCCTGAAAAGGCTCCCATCGTTTCTGCAAGTAAGGGAATAGAGAACGGAAGCCTCAGATTGGTCTCCGAAATTTTTGAGGCGGAACTTCCCGGTAAATTTCACAGCAAATTATCTTATCTTTCCGGGCCTAGTTTTGCGAAAGAATTGGTCAAACGTGTTCCTACAATCGTGAGCATCGCCTCCAAGAATGAAGCAACAGCAAGAAAGGTGCAGGAAATATTCAGTTTCACTTATTTTAGGACCTATTGGACTCCGGATGTAGTGGGGGTGGAAGTCGGCGGTTCCTTAAAGAATGTGATTGCGATCGCGGCAGGTGTTTCGGACGGATTGGGATTTGGACAGAATACAAGAGCCGCTTTGATCACCAGAGGACTTACCGAAATTTCTAGGCTAGGAGTCAAACTGGGAGCGGATCCTCTAACTTTCTTGGGGCCATCCGGAATGGGGGATTTGATCTTAACTTGCTGCGGGGACGCTTCTAGAAATAGGACGGTAGGTTTTAGATTGGGAAAAGGAGAAAGTTTGGATTCAATATTGGGTGGTATGGTAGAAGTTGCAGAAGGGGTAAAAACGGCTAAAAGTGGATTCGAATTATCCCAGAAATTAGGTATAGAAATGGCCATCACCACCGAGGTGTATAAAATGCTTTACGAGCATAAGAATCCGAAGGAGGTTGTTAGAGATTTAATGGGCCGGGACTTAAAAAGAGAAGGTCTATAA
- a CDS encoding metallophosphoesterase family protein, translated as MRIIYLTDIHDGLRGLKEVLLGTECDLYLFSGDIIYKAFFNPERIIEFVTLQEDMYRIMDDIKEDINPYDYATRAVRFPEKYQPNVVEKSQDYRRLFHQAAKTMKEKYELIEIIIQKYAKAPVWLLPGNYDIDLQYSALYERDLHRKTFDMGGLKFAGYGGAPVITSGIPEKLAVKFHEYNRNGKNYSEPEDFFKEENPDIVVIHNPAYGFLDKIPSFGHVGSQGIRRYLDDYTPSLVVSGHVHEDQGIVKKGKTVFLNPSNFGPVDSVFGFQPGGFFSEIELEKDLVKKVKLNRLSDHSIRQLMEIDCSGDKLELVQANKDSEVQAEDFIR; from the coding sequence ATGAGGATCATTTACCTCACCGATATCCACGACGGACTCAGAGGATTGAAAGAAGTCCTACTAGGAACCGAATGCGACTTGTACCTATTCTCCGGCGATATCATCTATAAGGCCTTTTTTAATCCCGAACGTATTATAGAGTTCGTTACTCTCCAAGAGGATATGTATCGTATCATGGATGATATCAAAGAAGATATCAATCCTTACGATTATGCGACAAGAGCTGTACGTTTTCCGGAAAAATACCAGCCTAACGTGGTAGAAAAGTCCCAAGATTATAGAAGATTATTCCACCAAGCCGCTAAAACGATGAAAGAAAAATACGAACTCATCGAAATTATCATCCAAAAATATGCGAAAGCCCCCGTATGGCTACTACCGGGAAATTACGATATAGATCTTCAATATTCCGCGTTATACGAAAGAGACCTCCATAGAAAAACTTTCGATATGGGAGGATTAAAATTTGCAGGTTACGGCGGAGCCCCTGTGATCACTTCAGGTATCCCGGAAAAATTAGCCGTAAAATTCCACGAATACAATCGGAACGGAAAAAATTACAGTGAACCGGAGGACTTTTTTAAGGAAGAAAATCCGGATATAGTTGTGATCCATAATCCAGCGTACGGATTTTTAGATAAGATACCAAGCTTTGGACATGTAGGTTCTCAAGGGATCAGAAGATATTTAGACGATTATACACCTTCTTTAGTCGTCTCTGGCCATGTTCATGAAGACCAAGGAATCGTTAAAAAAGGAAAAACTGTGTTTTTGAATCCTTCTAATTTTGGACCAGTGGATTCGGTTTTCGGATTTCAACCCGGAGGCTTCTTCTCGGAAATAGAATTAGAAAAGGATCTTGTAAAAAAAGTAAAACTGAATAGACTATCGGATCACTCAATTCGCCAACTTATGGAGATCGATTGCTCGGGGGACAAATTGGAGCTTGTCCAGGCAAATAAAGACTCAGAAGTCCAGGCGGAAGATTTCATCCGATAG